In Candidatus Promineifilum breve, one genomic interval encodes:
- a CDS encoding alpha/beta hydrolase: MNRRGLSIILIIAIVLVIAYVAATWYFSSILIASDTENLAQAAAEGDNPADFGLPQPEAITIDAGDVTLSGWFFDNPADGQCGLLFLHGYQGTRYHVLDWAPMFWERGCDILAYDHRGHGDSSPAFHTYGFYEKQDAIVALDWFADRAGLERSQIGVFGVSYGAATALQMAPLAPELAFVAADAAYSELREIVSYQANELFPGLAPLLLSGAFQIAEWRADFDVDAVAPERSVAEAQMPVLLIHSLTDEYTFSTHSEDIFAQSDPARTVLHLNDWGAPHARDIQVDPAGYRQLVDAFLAEFAPDFGRPTGE; encoded by the coding sequence ATGAATCGTCGTGGCTTAAGCATTATCCTCATCATCGCTATCGTCCTCGTCATCGCCTACGTGGCCGCCACGTGGTATTTCTCATCCATTCTCATCGCCTCGGACACGGAGAATCTAGCCCAGGCCGCGGCCGAGGGCGACAACCCGGCCGACTTCGGCCTGCCGCAGCCGGAGGCCATCACCATCGACGCCGGCGACGTGACCCTATCGGGCTGGTTCTTCGACAACCCGGCCGACGGCCAGTGCGGCCTGCTGTTTCTCCACGGCTACCAGGGCACACGCTATCACGTCCTCGACTGGGCGCCCATGTTCTGGGAGCGCGGCTGCGACATCCTGGCCTATGACCATCGCGGCCACGGCGATAGTTCGCCCGCCTTCCACACCTACGGCTTCTATGAGAAACAGGACGCTATCGTCGCCCTGGACTGGTTCGCCGACCGCGCCGGGCTGGAACGGTCGCAGATCGGCGTCTTCGGCGTGTCCTATGGCGCGGCCACGGCGCTGCAAATGGCTCCCCTCGCGCCCGAACTGGCCTTCGTCGCCGCCGATGCGGCCTATAGCGAGCTGCGCGAGATCGTCAGTTATCAGGCCAATGAACTGTTCCCCGGCCTGGCCCCTCTGCTGTTGTCCGGCGCGTTTCAGATTGCCGAGTGGCGCGCCGACTTTGACGTCGACGCCGTGGCCCCCGAACGGAGCGTCGCCGAGGCGCAAATGCCGGTCCTGCTTATCCATTCGCTGACGGATGAATACACCTTCTCGACCCACTCGGAGGACATCTTCGCCCAAAGCGATCCGGCCCGGACCGTGCTGCACCTGAACGACTGGGGCGCGCCCCACGCTCGCGACATCCAGGTTGACCCGGCGGGCTACCGGCAATTGGTCGATGCGTTCCTGGCGGAGTTTGCTCCGGACTTTGGGCGGCCGACTGGGGAATGA
- a CDS encoding alpha/beta hydrolase: MKRRSLWIVFGSILLALLLVYAVVSWLFAGLMIAAPAPSLAEERAATGDPADFGLPPPENITIQSGDVTLSGWYFDNPAEGQCGVMFMHGFVGSRYQALYWAPLFWERGCDILAYDHRGHGDSSPGFFTYGYFEKEDALAAFRWFQERAGLAEGQIGVGGVSYGAAIALQLAPKIPDAPFILADSSYRSVAGIVGARGQAQVGRFLARLLVPGVLAIAQMRTGMDAAAVSPETAIADAQMPVLLIHSRTDDFTPYTHSEAIFANSDQRRTVLHVNEWGSSHAADIGTDFAAYKQLFDTFMAEFAPAFGLPPVQ, from the coding sequence ATGAAACGAAGAAGTTTATGGATCGTTTTTGGCAGCATCCTTCTGGCGCTCCTGCTGGTTTACGCGGTTGTAAGCTGGCTGTTCGCCGGGTTGATGATCGCCGCGCCCGCCCCATCGCTGGCCGAGGAACGCGCCGCCACCGGCGACCCGGCCGATTTCGGTTTGCCGCCCCCGGAAAACATCACGATTCAGTCGGGTGACGTCACGCTGTCGGGCTGGTATTTCGACAACCCGGCCGAGGGCCAGTGCGGCGTCATGTTCATGCATGGCTTCGTCGGCTCGCGCTACCAGGCTCTCTACTGGGCGCCCCTGTTTTGGGAGCGCGGCTGCGACATTCTGGCCTATGACCATCGCGGCCACGGCGATAGCTCGCCGGGTTTTTTCACCTACGGCTATTTTGAGAAGGAGGACGCGCTGGCGGCGTTCCGCTGGTTCCAGGAGCGCGCCGGGCTGGCCGAAGGGCAAATCGGCGTGGGCGGCGTGTCCTATGGCGCGGCCATTGCGCTGCAACTGGCACCAAAGATCCCCGACGCGCCATTCATTCTGGCCGACTCGTCCTATCGCAGCGTGGCCGGCATCGTCGGCGCGCGGGGCCAGGCCCAGGTCGGCCGCTTCCTGGCCCGGCTCCTCGTGCCCGGCGTGCTGGCTATCGCCCAAATGCGTACCGGGATGGACGCGGCGGCCGTGTCACCGGAGACGGCCATCGCCGACGCACAAATGCCCGTCCTGCTCATCCACTCGCGCACCGACGACTTCACGCCCTATACCCACTCCGAAGCGATCTTCGCCAACAGTGACCAGAGGCGGACGGTGTTGCACGTCAACGAGTGGGGATCGTCCCACGCCGCCGACATCGGCACCGATTTTGCCGCCTATAAACAGCTCTTCGACACCTTCATGGCTGAATTCGCGCCGGCGTTTGGCTTGCCGCCGGTGCAATAG
- the yqeB gene encoding selenium-dependent molybdenum cofactor biosynthesis protein YqeB, which produces MLFGDHLILLRGGGDLATGVAYRLHHAGFPLIVTELPHPLVVRRRVALATAVLEGAITIEDLRAVRVTSAEEALQLAQTGVIPVLASVEVPAGLTIDDRQPTTDHEPHAVVRRPSSVVDARMAKRNIDTAIGQAPLVIALGPGFTAGVDCHAVIETNRGHRLGRVIWDGPAEANTGTPGLVGGRAAERVLRAPVAGVAAWTKEIGDRVREGEIIGDVAGQVIAAPFAGVVRGLIAPGTAVPQGIKIGDVDPRGDVAACFTISDKALAIGGGVVEAVLTYLTKTKERIG; this is translated from the coding sequence ATGCTCTTCGGCGACCACCTCATTCTCTTACGCGGCGGCGGCGACCTGGCGACCGGCGTCGCCTATCGGCTACATCATGCCGGCTTTCCGCTCATCGTCACCGAACTGCCCCACCCGTTGGTCGTCCGGCGGCGGGTGGCATTGGCGACGGCCGTCCTGGAAGGCGCGATAACCATCGAAGACCTGCGCGCCGTCCGTGTGACTAGCGCCGAGGAAGCACTACAACTCGCCCAGACCGGCGTAATCCCGGTGCTTGCGTCGGTTGAAGTTCCGGCCGGATTAACTATAGACGACAGACAACCAACCACAGACCACGAACCGCACGCCGTCGTCCGTCGTCCGTCGTCCGTCGTCGATGCCAGAATGGCGAAACGCAACATCGATACCGCCATCGGTCAGGCCCCTCTCGTCATCGCCCTGGGGCCGGGCTTCACCGCCGGCGTCGATTGCCACGCCGTCATCGAGACCAACCGCGGCCACCGCCTCGGCCGGGTTATCTGGGACGGCCCAGCCGAAGCCAATACCGGCACACCCGGCCTGGTCGGCGGACGGGCGGCCGAGCGCGTGCTGCGCGCGCCCGTGGCCGGTGTCGCCGCCTGGACTAAGGAGATTGGCGACCGCGTGCGCGAAGGGGAGATCATCGGCGACGTGGCCGGGCAGGTCATCGCCGCACCGTTCGCTGGCGTGGTGCGCGGCCTCATCGCGCCGGGGACGGCCGTGCCCCAGGGGATCAAAATCGGCGACGTCGACCCGCGCGGCGACGTGGCCGCTTGTTTCACCATCTCCGACAAAGCCCTGGCCATCGGCGGCGGCGTGGTGGAGGCTGTGCTCACCTACCTTACCAAAACAAAGGAGCGCATTGGATGA